The region GACTCTTTCTAGGTAATGTGCCTGCTTTAGATTACCATAGATGTCCCTTCTCCTTCCTGAAATAGAAGTAGTAATAGTAAAAAGGGTAATATAGGGTAAGGTTCAGCTTCATCATGTCGCATAAAAAAAGCCTCCGTTCGGGAGGCTTGTGTAAGATGTATTTTTCAGCACACAGGTCAGCCACCCTTATGACATAAGGTATGATAATAATAGCTGGCGTATGCTGTATGCTGGTGTGTAGTGCTCATTTCTGTAGGCAATGTATCACAATAATCCATACTATCAAATTCACCACCTGTTTATTTCTGCACAGTAAAATTGGCCCCTCAAGGGGAAAGTTTATACTTTAGGCAGCCCTTATACTTTATAACAGACCCTGCCGCAAGTTTAGCGTTAGCGTAACTTGTGGCAGCGCATGAAGCCAGTTTATAACTGGCGAAAGTATCAGAATGAGTATAATGCCATTTATGAACTGGCTTTTATACTTACCACCTTTACCGCTTCGCGCAGACCTGCGGTATAATGAGGTGTAATTATGAAAAACCAGCAATGGCTGATACATAGCGCTACGTTATACTTCCTGAGCAGTCTATTAAAAAAGGAGACTTCGTTCGTATAGGCCAAAAATAGCATGGAGCGAACATCAGAGCCCGCTCCACGCTATGGTTTTCTGAAGGGCTTAAAGCCCTTGCTGAATCAGGCAATCTCCTTACGCAAAAATTTTAGGATAGTCCTGCGCTTCGGGTATAGCGTGAATTTCGGGTAAAGCGGGTATCTGTAAAGTATAAACAGCAACAAAAAACCCAACGCCGCCATCACCAGGTAACCGTACAGCTCTTTAAATGACACTAGCATTACATGGCCCTGCAACTGTCCGAATAGCGCTCCCATATCCACCTGCTGCAACTTATAGTTTACACTGTCTAGTCCTGAAGACAGGAGCATAAAGTTCTTCGCTGTCAGCACGTTCAGGAAATGGTGCAGAACAGCCGTTCCAAGCACGCCCCCAAAGCCGGCGCTTACAAAAGCCTGTATCGATAACGCCTGCCAAAAGTGTTGGAAAGGCACTTTCACGAGGTTGGTCAGCAGCACGATAGAGATGATCACATAGCCGAAGTTCCTGAAAAAGATAGGCACGAACAGCATTTCCCTGACAGTGGTGTAATCGATCAGGAAATACATCAGCAGTAAGTATAAAACCAGGGCGGAAAAGCCGATCAGGAACATACTTTTGTAGGAATGTTTCTTCAGCGCAAAAAAATAATAGGCAAAAAAGGCTCCCACAAGCACCCCGGCCCATCCAAACCAGTTCATCGAGATCAGATGCCCGGCATCGTAGTGCAGCACGGCTTCCAGGTAGATATGCTCGATCAGGTGCGCCGGCGCTAAAAAAATATCCACCATGATGTATAAAAAGAACGTCATGTAAACGGCTTTATACTTGAAGGTCTGGAGCGAGATAAAGGGGTGCCTGATAAAGGAAGCCCGCCAGAAATTCAGGAATAAAAGTATAGCCAGAATCACCACCGCCGTCCGGATCTCGAAGGACTGGAGCCAGTCGTAGTGCTCGCCATAAATGCAGATAAAGTTGATGGTCAACAGGATCAACCCCCACATCAAACCACCCAGCCAGTCGATGCCAAACAGCGGGAAAGGTCGCATCATACGGTTATTGTTGAATAGCAGGATCGTGACCAGCATCACCAGCAGCAACAGCCCGGTGGATGTACTGCCAGTTCGAAAACAGCGCCACGTAAATACCCGAGATACCGGAAAGCAGGATGCTGCTCTGCACCAGCAAATAGATGTAGCAGAAAAAGACCGACAGGTCGCGCGTGGGCGTTAGCCACAGCTGTATGCTGGAGTTGCACTCAAAGGTAGCCCACATCCGGAAGATGCCCGCAAAAAAACAGGTTGCCACCAGCACCGGAAGGTTGTGCGTAGAGATGGCGATAACATTGCAGATAATGAGCGCGCTGCTGCAGACCAGGAAAGTATACCTGGACGTGAACCGCATTTTCAGCCGCAGCATCACCGTAAAAGTCAATGCCATCCCGATCATGGAGGCATACCCGGCCATCAGGATGTCTTCGTGCAGTAAGGCCGTGCCTCCTACCATTTCGTTGGCCGCCGCCAGGTAAATGCCGCCCGAAAACTGAAAGATGATCACAAAGAAAATGAGCAGCCAGGGCTTCCACTTCTCGGGCACTACGTTGTTAATGGCAGGTATAGAAAAAGGTCCTTGATGATGCATAGAAAATTATGAATTATAAATAATGACTGATGAATGCGTCGCAGGATGGATCATTCATCAGGCAGGAGGCCAAAGCAGGCTTTAATTGTAGGACTGACTGTAAATGAAGCAGCAGGACAATGGAAAGTATGACAGGTTGCCTTCAGTATGTAAAAAAATTACTGCTTTAACCCTTTTCTTTTGTCACACTTTCCTTTGCCCGGCCACCTAGTACTGCACCAGGCACTCCACGTTCATACCGGCGCGCAGTCTGTTCAGCAGCTCCGCACTTTCCTTTGCAAACTCAATCCGAACCGGGATGCGCTGCTCCACTTTCACAAAGTTTCCTGCCGAGTTATCCTGCGGGATCATAGAGAAACTGGCACCTGTGGCACCGGAGATGGATTTTACCACGCCCTTCAGCTTCGCGCCTGGCAGCGCGTCCACCTCAATCTCCACCGACTGGCCTTCCCTGATATGGTGCGTCTGTGTCTCCTTATAGTTGGCAACGACCCACTTTTCGTTGTTGTCCACCACATCCACGATCGTCTGGCCGGGCTGTATCAGCTGCCCTTCCTGTATGTTTTTTCTGCCTGTGTAGCCATCGGTGGGCGCTACAATAACGGTGTAGGAGAGATTGAGCTTGGCCAGGTCAAGGGCTGCTTCGGCGAGCTTGATAACGGCTTCGTTCTGCTCCAGCCGGGTGTTATGCTCGTTCTTTACCGAAACCATCGTTTGTTTCTGCCGCACCAGCGTCTGGTACTTTGCCTTCAGGGATTTGTAGCGTGTCGACACTTCGTCGAACTCCTTCTGCGTGACCGACTCCTGCGCCAGCAGGTTTTTGTAGCGCTTGTAGTCTTTTTCGGCGTTGTCGAGCAGTGCCTTCACTTCGGCTATACTGGCATCCGAAACCGAGACGTTGTTCTGAGCCGTGCTTACAGACGAGGACACGACCATTTTACCGGCCAGTGCATTCTGGTAGTCTGCCTCGGCCTGCGCCAGGCGAAGTATAAACTCAGCGTCTTCGATGATGGCCAGCGTATCACCCTTTTTAACCGGCTGGTGCTCTTCAAAATACACAGCCTTCACAAAGCCCGGCACCCGCGAATTAACCGGTACGATCAGTTGCTTTACCTGGGCGTTATCGGTGTACTCCACGTTGCCCAGGTGGATGAACCTGGAGCTTACCCATACGATGCCACCCACCACTAATGTAATCACTACAGCATTGTAGATCAGCTTCTTTGTTCTATGTCTCATTTTAATGTTCGGTTTGATGTGTTATAAAGTGCCTGTTAATTTCTTAAGGTTGTAAAAACTGAAAAGGATGTTGATCTGGGCGTTGGCCGCCTGCAGCTCGGCATCGATTTTAGCGTTCTGGGCGTCCAGCATCTCCGTGATCAGCACCAGCTCGTCCAGGTAGCGGTTCCGGATAACGGTGTAGTTCTCGTTGGCCAGTTCCTGGCTTTTCAGGTGGGTGTCGTATACTTGGAAGGTCTCCTGGTAGCGGATGTAGGCGGCGTGGATCTCCTGGAACAGGTTATCTTTCACCAGCTCGTTTTGCTCCAGCACCTTCTGCATGCTCAGCTGCGCCAGGTTAACCCTGCTGTCGGCTTTGTAGAGGGAGGCGATGTTATACGTCAGGCCCACCCCCAGATACCAGTAGTTGAAGTTCTTGTCCAGCGGCGGCACTTCGATCACGACCGGGCCATCAAGCTTGTTTGCGGCAAAGGCCACCACCTGCGGTTTCTTGTCTGCCCTGGCCAGCGTCTCCTGGTTTTTGGACTGCTCTGCGCGCAGGTCCAATTGCTTCAATACCGGGGCATTGGCTACCGCCAGGTCCTGCCAGTAGTTCGGGTCGGCCTGGTAATTTGGCGCGATCGTTTGCAGCTCATCTACCTGAATGGTGGTGCCTTTTGGCAAATTAAGCGCTGTGGCCAGCTCGCTGTTGAGGATGGTGCTGCTGTTCTCCAGCTTTACCAGGTTCAGCTCCAGCGATTTCAGCTGCAGCTCGTAGCGAGTAATATTGCTGCGCAGCGCCAGCCCCTGCTTATACTTGGCGTTGATCTGTTCCAGCAGCTTCTGCGTCTGGCTGATGCTGTTCTGCAGCACCTGCTTCTGGTTCTCCAGCTTGGCCATCTCCAGGTAATAGCCGGCCAGCAAAAACCGGATGCCCTGCCTGTCGTTGTCTTTTTGCAAAGCCGCGACCTGCTCACCTAGCTCCGCGTTTTTAATGGTGGCATCCACGGCGCCACCGGCATAGATCACTTGCGAGGCCTCGATAGCGAAGTTGTTCCCAAAATGCGGCATCGGCGCTTTCAAGCCGTTCGAGAAATCACGGTCAGCGATCCAGCCATCGCCCAGGTAGCTGGCTGAAACTGAGGCTTCCAGCGAGGGCAGGGCCTTCTTTTTGGCATCCGTTACCGCCGCATCCGCCAGCTGCCGGTTATAATCCGAGATCTTAAGCGCGCGGTTCTTTGCCTCTGCCATCTCGAATAAGTCTTCCAGATTGAGTTTCAGCGCTGCGGCATTCTGGGCAGACAAAGGATGGGTACTTACCGTTAGAAGTAGCAGGAATAGAAATAATTTCCCGTGTTGCATGTATGGATTGTTTAGAAGCTATAGTATTAAAACCGGGTGCAAACTTCCGGAAAAAAACCCGCCACCTACTGTTCCACAATTAGACTAATTTGGTTTAATTTGAACATCGCGCCCTAACACGAAGCCTCCCATGAAGTCAGGAATAGATATAAAAACAGATGCTGAACTATTTGAAAATCAATCCTACTTTAGCGGATTAAGGAAGAGGGTAAACAGCTTTTACCTGAACAATGGCGGCATCAGTAGCTTTATCGGCACCTCTGTGTATCTCAAGTCATCGATGTTTATTTTGGTTTTAAGTGGAAGCGGCCGGCTGCAGATCAACTTTAAGGAGTATGAGCTGGAGCAGGATAACATGCTGCTGCTCTCCTTCGGGCACTTCTTCATGTTCACGCATGTAAGCACAGACTTCCGGTGCAAGTGCCTGTACATCGGCAAGGAGTTTAGCGATGAGATGTACTCTACCGACATGCTCTACAAGCGGGTGAAGTACGGCGTCAGGATGCACAGCATCCCCGTGCTGGACCTGAACCCGGAGAAGGCGGGACTGCTTAACAAAAGAATGCTATTTACGGAGGAGATGCTGGCCGAGCCGACGCACAACTACTACAAAGAGATGGTCCTGAACGCGCTGCTCATCTTTTTACTGGACCTTAGCAACATCATCGAGAACGAGCGTTCTATCTCGCAGCGGCCAAACCTTTCCCGCGACGAGTTCATCATCCAGTCCTTTATCGAACTGCTGGCCGACCATTACAAGACAGAGCACCACGTATCTTTTTATGCCAACCAGCTACACATCACGCCGCACTACCTCACGCTGGTAGTAAAGCGGATCACGGGCCAGACGGTGGCGAACTTTATCTTCCAGATGCTTTACAGCGAGGCCCGTCTGTTACTGCAGCAGCCCCGGTTGTCGATTCAGCAGATCGCGGATATGCTGCATTTTTCGGATCAATCGGCCTTTGGCAAGTTCTTCCGGCGAAAGAGCGGGCTATCGCCCAGGCAGTTCCGGAAGGAAAGGGAGATACTTTAACACCTTTTCGCCAGCAGTAGCGGAAAAGATGGCGTGCAACCGACCCGCCGGCTACGTATCCCCTTTTCTCAGTAAGAGCATTAACAACCGAAGCCTTTTTGTAAGATACTTTTCCTGTTTTTCATCTTTTCCTGAAATACTGGTCTGCTTGCAATTATTCGTGCCCTGCTTCAGTTGAACCCTTATATTTATGTCGGAATCTCTTGTTGGTAGAATCAGGTATGGCCTTTCTAAAAGTACAATTACTATTACTTCGGGGTGTTATTGCTTCTCTCTCCTGTCTTTTCCTCTTTTCCTGCCAGGAGGCAAGGCAGGATAATTTGGGGGAGACGAAGGTAGCGGAGGTGGAGGAGCACGGCAGGCTGCGCATTCCGGTCCCCGCCTACTTCACCCCAGACAGCGCCCGCCAGCTGGGCCGCCACCTCGACTCCATCTTCACCCACCTTCATAAGCGCAAAGGCTTTAACGGCACGGTGCTGGTCACTAAGTATGACCAGGTGGTGTATACGGGCGCCTTTGGCTATGCCGACTTTCAGCGCAGGGACTCCCTGCACACGCAGACCGCTTTTCAGCTGGCTTCCGTGTCGAAGCAGTTCACGGCCATGGCCGTAATGATGCTGCAGGAACAGGGCAAACTGCAGTATGACGACAGCGTGCAACAGTACATCCCCGATTTCCCCTACAGCGGCATCACCATCCGCCAGCTGCTCACGCACCGCTCAGGTCTATCGAACTATACTTACTTCAGCGACGAGCTCTGGCCCGACCGGAAAGTGCCGATCACCAACGACGATGTGCTGGGCCTGATGGCTACGCACCAGCCGCCGGTATACTTCCAGCCAGACAAGCGCTTCGACTACAGCAACACGGGCTATTTCTTACTGGCCTCTATCGTGGAGAAAGCCTCCGGGGTGCCCTTTGCCACCTTCCTGCAGAAGAGAATCTTTGCCCCCCTGCAGATGACGAACACGTTCACCTTCAGCGACAGCCTGGTGGCGCAAACGGATAAGGTAGCTACCGGACACACCGGCGGCAGGCGGAAGCGGTGGCCGGATTACCTGGATTACGTGTTGGGCGACAAAGGCATGTACTCTACTGTGGAGGATCTGTATAAGTGGGACCAGGCGCTGTACACGGAGAAGCTGGTGAAGCACGAAACGCTGCAGAAAGCTTTTACCGGCACGCGCCAGGAAAGGAAAAAAGACGAGGACTACGGGTTTGGCTGGCGCATCAAAGAGCTCAGCAACGGCGACACGGTGGTGTACCACGGTGGCTTGTGGCACGGCTACGCCACCTACCTGCTCCGGAATCCCAAAGACCACAGCGCCCTGATTATACTGAGCAATGTGCCCAACGGCAGCTTCAGGCACCTGAAGGAGATAGAGCAGTTCCTGTACCCGGAGCAAAGCGGCGGCAAGGAAGAGGAGAAGCAAATCATCGTCGCCAGCGCCAGGAAAGACTAACTGTTTCGGTCGCCGGATAGAACAAGCGCCCTTTAACGGACTTTAAAGTAGGATGCTGGGAGCTGAGTTGAGGCCGCCGGTATGTATACTTTATACTTGCGCCACGGCTCTTTCGCGCGCCTGCGCGTTCCTGTAAAGTATACCTATTACGGCTACGGCCACCAGGGCCATTCCTGCCCAGGCCGTAACGACAATTTCGGGGAAAGAGGCAGGATACAACTCCCGCTGCTTCAGTATGATGCCATAAAATGCCCAGATGGTAACGAGTCCCACAAACGAGTTATGCCGCGCCAGCACCACAAACAGGGTCAGCAGCGTGGCTACCACCAACATCACGACCGTCCAGAACTCAGGAGAAAGCCCAAAACCATCCCAGCCCACGCCCACCAGCATGGCACTGACGTTGGCAATAGTGGCAATACAGATCCAGCCAAAGTATAAACTAAGCGGAAACTGCGTGCACCACCTGGAGGCAGCGGGACGTGCAGGATCAAAAATACCAATCCTTAGCTGCATGCCCACCAGCGTTAGGAGTTGCATGAGCATCAACACAACTGACAGCACCAGCAGCTCATGCACCCAGGCGATGGTCCAGGCGCCAGTGGCCAGGTTGTTAAGTATAAACAGATAGCCTAGCCGCTGCACATCGCGGTTGGCCTCAAGGGTGGCACCCGCCTTGAAAGCCATTATCAGGTGATAGATACAGAAGATGATCAGCGCCAGGTAAATAAGGCCCCAGATGGAGAACGTGATGCTTGCCGGTGTAAACAGCGTCGGGTACTTATCCGACACATCCCCAATTGTCTGGCCGCTCAGCAGCTTGAGCTGGGTTAGCTGCGAGGGTACCAGGTGCAACAGGAAAAACACTGCGTTAAGTATGGCGAGGGCTCGTATCTTTTTCATAATTCGGAGAATCTGCTACAAGGGAATTATACTTGCTTCATCTATAAAATCTGCCTGTTTATATAATTTCCGGATTAACTATAACGCCAGCCTTTTGCTTCCATTAAATAAGCGCTACTTTTGCGGCCGATTTCAGGGGATGTCACATCTAAACCGCCGCTCCGGAATCGCGACGCAACCAGTATCCTACTACAAAAAATAAAACCATGAAAAAAAATGTAAAAGCCCACCTCGGGCTTATCCCACTACGCCTGCTCCGGCAGTATATCTGCCAGCTGCCATCCGTAACCCCGTTGGTCTCCGGCTCCTTCACCGTTAAATAGGTAACGTAATATTGCCCCAAGCGCGCCTCCCCGGGATCATAATCTTATAATCCTTAGGTGGAATTATATAAAACTCTCCGGAAGAGCACCGGCTACTTTTGCGCCGTTGTTTTGCTTCTGCAGCCAACGCCTACTCCATTATCTACAAAATAAAACTATGATGAAAAGATTGATTACTTCTGTTATCCTGCTGCTTTGCCTGCTCTCCACGGCGGTCCGGGCGCAGGACAAGGTCACCGTAAGCGGTTACGTAAAAGACGGCGCCACCGGCGAGGGGCTGATCGGGGCCTCGGTGAGCGTGCAGGAACTTCCGGGCACCGTCGTCGCCACCAACGAGTATGGCTTCTACTCCCTCACCTTGCCGAAGGGCCAATACACGTTACTATTTAATTACATCGGTTACGTTACCACCAGCAAAGCTCTTCAGCTTACCACCACTCAGAAGCTGGACGTGGCGTTGGGCCAAAGCGCTACCGCCCTGAAAGAGGTGGAAATTACCACGCGCAAGGAAGACAACAACGTGCGCTCGATGGAGATGAGCACCCTGAAAATGCAGGTATCGGAAATCAAGAATATGCCGGCGCTGCTGGGTGAGGTGGATGTGGTAAAAGCCATACAGATGATGCCGGGCGTGCAGACCGCCGGGGAAGGAACCAGCGGGTTCTACGTGCGCGGCGGCGGCGCCGACCAGAACCTGATCCTGCTCGACGAAGCCCCTGTTTACAATGCCTCGCACCTGATGGGTTTTTTCTCCGTGTTTAATGCAGATGCCATAAAGGATGTGCAGCTTTACAAAGGCGGCATTCCGGCACAGCACGGCAGCAGGCTTTCCTCACTGCTCGACATCCGCATGAAAGAGGGCAACAACCAGAAAATGGAAGTATCCGGCGGCATTGGAACCATCGCCAGCCGCCTTACCCTGGAGGCTCCCATCGTCAAAGACAAGAGCTCGTTTATACTTTCCGGTCGCCGCACCTATGCCGATGTGTTCTTTGGCCTAAGCAAGGACGAGCATATCAAAGACAACGATTTATACTTCTACGACCTCAATGCCAAGGTAAATTATACTTTGAATGAGAAGAACCGCCTGTTTGTGTCGGGTTACTTTGGCAGGGATGTGGCCGCAACCAACAGCTTTATGATGAACTGGGGCAACGCTACGGCCACCGTGCGCTGGAACCACCTCTTCTCAGACAGGCTTTTCTCCAACACCACGTTCATCTTCTCCGACTTCGATTATGCACTGGGCTCTACCCTGGAGGAGTCGGAGTTTACCTGGAAATCGCACATCAAGGACTACGGCATCAAGAACGACTATACTTTCTTTCTGAACCCGAAGAACCAGCTGCGCTTTGGCGTGCAGGTTACCTACCACAACTTTATGCCAGCCGAGGTTAAACCGGGCAAAACATCGTATGTAAACGAGCTGAAACTGAATGCTAACAGCGCGTTGGAGGGAGCCTTATATGTAAGCAACGAGCACCAGCTCACGGACCGCCTTACCGTAGATTACGGCCTGCGCTTCTCCAACTTCACCAACCTGGGCCCAGGCAAAGTATACCGCTACGACGAGCGCTTTGAGACACCGATCGACACGGTAAACTATGGCCGCTTCGAGAAGATAAAAAGCTACGGAGGGCTGGAGCCGCGCCTCGCTGCCAAGTATGACCTGAACGAGGTGAGCTCCATCAAGGCTTCCTACAACCGCACGCTGCAGTACCTGCACCAGGTTTCCAACTCCACTTCTGCCATGCCTTTTGATGTCTGGATTCCGAGCAACACCTATGTAAAGCCACAATTGGCAGACCAGGTTGTCGCGGGTTATTTCCGCAATTTTAACGACAACATGTTCGAGGGCTCGGTAGAGTTATACTACAAGTGGATGGACAATCAGATAGACTACAAAGACTACGCGGAGATCTTCCTGAACGAGCGGCTGGAGACAGAGCTTCTGACGGGCACCGGAGAGGCTTACGGAGCGGAGTTTTACCTGCGCAAGCAGAAAGGACAACTGACCGGATGGCTGAGCTACACTTTGTCGAAGACGGAGCGTACCGTGCCCGGCATTAACGAGGGCAACCCTTACCCGCTGCGCCACGACCGCCGCCACTCCGGTAACCTGGTGCTGGCCTACCAGTTCAGCCCAAGTATAAACTTCGGCGCCAACTGGACCTACAGCACCGGCGGCGCGATTACGATGCCGGTGGGCCGCTACGAATACAACGGCAAAACTTACCCGGTGTATTCTGAGCGCAATGGCTACCGCCTGCCGGCCTACCACCGCCTCGACCTGTCGGCCACTTATGAGAAGC is a window of Pontibacter kalidii DNA encoding:
- a CDS encoding AraC family transcriptional regulator, whose product is MKSGIDIKTDAELFENQSYFSGLRKRVNSFYLNNGGISSFIGTSVYLKSSMFILVLSGSGRLQINFKEYELEQDNMLLLSFGHFFMFTHVSTDFRCKCLYIGKEFSDEMYSTDMLYKRVKYGVRMHSIPVLDLNPEKAGLLNKRMLFTEEMLAEPTHNYYKEMVLNALLIFLLDLSNIIENERSISQRPNLSRDEFIIQSFIELLADHYKTEHHVSFYANQLHITPHYLTLVVKRITGQTVANFIFQMLYSEARLLLQQPRLSIQQIADMLHFSDQSAFGKFFRRKSGLSPRQFRKEREIL
- a CDS encoding serine hydrolase domain-containing protein produces the protein MGETKVAEVEEHGRLRIPVPAYFTPDSARQLGRHLDSIFTHLHKRKGFNGTVLVTKYDQVVYTGAFGYADFQRRDSLHTQTAFQLASVSKQFTAMAVMMLQEQGKLQYDDSVQQYIPDFPYSGITIRQLLTHRSGLSNYTYFSDELWPDRKVPITNDDVLGLMATHQPPVYFQPDKRFDYSNTGYFLLASIVEKASGVPFATFLQKRIFAPLQMTNTFTFSDSLVAQTDKVATGHTGGRRKRWPDYLDYVLGDKGMYSTVEDLYKWDQALYTEKLVKHETLQKAFTGTRQERKKDEDYGFGWRIKELSNGDTVVYHGGLWHGYATYLLRNPKDHSALIILSNVPNGSFRHLKEIEQFLYPEQSGGKEEEKQIIVASARKD
- a CDS encoding MFS transporter; this encodes MMRPFPLFGIDWLGGLMWGLILLTINFICIYGEHYDWLQSFEIRTAVVILAILLFLNFWRASFIRHPFISLQTFKYKAVYMTFFLYIMVDIFLAPAHLIEHIYLEAVLHYDAGHLISMNWFGWAGVLVGAFFAYYFFALKKHSYKSMFLIGFSALVLYLLLMYFLIDYTTVREMLFVPIFFRNFGYVIISIVLLTNLVKVPFQHFWQALSIQAFVSAGFGGVLGTAVLHHFLNVLTAKNFMLLSSGLDSVNYKLQQVDMGALFGQLQGHVMLVSFKELYGYLVMAALGFLLLFILYRYPLYPKFTLYPKRRTILKFLRKEIA
- a CDS encoding TonB-dependent receptor, which codes for MMKRLITSVILLLCLLSTAVRAQDKVTVSGYVKDGATGEGLIGASVSVQELPGTVVATNEYGFYSLTLPKGQYTLLFNYIGYVTTSKALQLTTTQKLDVALGQSATALKEVEITTRKEDNNVRSMEMSTLKMQVSEIKNMPALLGEVDVVKAIQMMPGVQTAGEGTSGFYVRGGGADQNLILLDEAPVYNASHLMGFFSVFNADAIKDVQLYKGGIPAQHGSRLSSLLDIRMKEGNNQKMEVSGGIGTIASRLTLEAPIVKDKSSFILSGRRTYADVFFGLSKDEHIKDNDLYFYDLNAKVNYTLNEKNRLFVSGYFGRDVAATNSFMMNWGNATATVRWNHLFSDRLFSNTTFIFSDFDYALGSTLEESEFTWKSHIKDYGIKNDYTFFLNPKNQLRFGVQVTYHNFMPAEVKPGKTSYVNELKLNANSALEGALYVSNEHQLTDRLTVDYGLRFSNFTNLGPGKVYRYDERFETPIDTVNYGRFEKIKSYGGLEPRLAAKYDLNEVSSIKASYNRTLQYLHQVSNSTSAMPFDVWIPSNTYVKPQLADQVVAGYFRNFNDNMFEGSVELYYKWMDNQIDYKDYAEIFLNERLETELLTGTGEAYGAEFYLRKQKGQLTGWLSYTLSKTERTVPGINEGNPYPLRHDRRHSGNLVLAYQFSPSINFGANWTYSTGGAITMPVGRYEYNGKTYPVYSERNGYRLPAYHRLDLSATYEKPRNEFKKYSGSWTLSIYNAYARKNAFSIYFRESEDDRTRTEAVKTYLFGLLPSLTYNFNF
- a CDS encoding TolC family protein gives rise to the protein MQHGKLFLFLLLLTVSTHPLSAQNAAALKLNLEDLFEMAEAKNRALKISDYNRQLADAAVTDAKKKALPSLEASVSASYLGDGWIADRDFSNGLKAPMPHFGNNFAIEASQVIYAGGAVDATIKNAELGEQVAALQKDNDRQGIRFLLAGYYLEMAKLENQKQVLQNSISQTQKLLEQINAKYKQGLALRSNITRYELQLKSLELNLVKLENSSTILNSELATALNLPKGTTIQVDELQTIAPNYQADPNYWQDLAVANAPVLKQLDLRAEQSKNQETLARADKKPQVVAFAANKLDGPVVIEVPPLDKNFNYWYLGVGLTYNIASLYKADSRVNLAQLSMQKVLEQNELVKDNLFQEIHAAYIRYQETFQVYDTHLKSQELANENYTVIRNRYLDELVLITEMLDAQNAKIDAELQAANAQINILFSFYNLKKLTGTL
- a CDS encoding HlyD family secretion protein; protein product: MRHRTKKLIYNAVVITLVVGGIVWVSSRFIHLGNVEYTDNAQVKQLIVPVNSRVPGFVKAVYFEEHQPVKKGDTLAIIEDAEFILRLAQAEADYQNALAGKMVVSSSVSTAQNNVSVSDASIAEVKALLDNAEKDYKRYKNLLAQESVTQKEFDEVSTRYKSLKAKYQTLVRQKQTMVSVKNEHNTRLEQNEAVIKLAEAALDLAKLNLSYTVIVAPTDGYTGRKNIQEGQLIQPGQTIVDVVDNNEKWVVANYKETQTHHIREGQSVEIEVDALPGAKLKGVVKSISGATGASFSMIPQDNSAGNFVKVEQRIPVRIEFAKESAELLNRLRAGMNVECLVQY